A single region of the Vicia villosa cultivar HV-30 ecotype Madison, WI linkage group LG4, Vvil1.0, whole genome shotgun sequence genome encodes:
- the LOC131595649 gene encoding uncharacterized protein LOC131595649, with protein MEGKLFRQHIIDYTTPPIHRFISKPSRMLLYTHFTLFLLSRYLHNKSNHSSFFKLLQLRHLLYPYSFRYHQHFLFAMGTCTSSTGKLTAEIFPNDGAAVRLHGTPDTIYSAYTRFSLLHNTTSSDTVPPSRPSPAPRVLRSNWENMITVPTTSEFESGSRDALLRFIDARFPDLSTEAPSAATTSGGESEYEATSLMVKVTRLQHKSVTWHVERLTRWAEDLATRGGRRAVDPKMGSWKMEVRKFGKSYSQLLEVMMEHAQMEERVLFPIFESVDRGLCKAAKDEHARELPIMNGIKEIIKSIEVLDSGSPNYRETLCNLSNRLNSFQEQCKQHFMEEDLELLPLMEAVELIKEQDKRALEQCFDMMQATHSGLLKFLVEGLSPNDAMKYMELISMCRDRERIESMLQMIIE; from the exons ATGGAGGGAAAACTATTCCGTCAACACATCATTGATTACACAACTCCACCGATTCATCGCTTCATCTCTAAGCCATCCCGCATGTTACTATACACTCACTTTACTCTCTTCTTGCTTTCACGTTATTTACACAACAAATCAAACCACTCTTCTTTCTTCAAATTACTCCAACTTCGCCACCTTCTATATCCTTATTCATTCCGATACCACCAACATTTTCTATTTGCAATGGGAACCTGTACAAGCTCCACTGGAAAACTCACGGCGGAAATATTTCCCAACGACGGAGCCGCCGTCCGGTTGCACGGTACGCCAGACACTATTTACTCTGCATACACTCGTTTCTCCCTTCTCCATAATACTACTTCCTCGGACACCGTTCCACCTTCCAGACCCTCACCGGCGCCGCGTGTCTTACGATCCAACTGGGAGAATATGATTACGGTCCCAACGACGTCGGAGTTCGAGTCAGGCTCTCGCGACGCGCTTCTTCGGTTTATCGACGCGCGGTTCCCGGACTTGTCAACGGAGGCACCGTCAGCGGCGACAACAAGTGGTGGTGAGAGTGAGTATGAAGCGACGTCGTTAATGGTGAAGGTGACTCGTCTGCAGCATAAGAGCGTGACGTGGCATGTGGAGAGATTGACGAGATGGGCGGAGGATCTGGCGACACGTGGAGGGAGGAGGGCCGTTGATCCAAAAATGGGGAGTTGGAAGATGGAGGTGAGAAAATTTGGAAAGAGTTACTCTCAGTTGCTGGAAGTGATGATGGAGCATGCTCAAATGGAAGAGAGAGTCCTCTTCCCTATTTTTGAATCTGTTGATCGAG GGCTATGTAAGGCTGCAAAGGATGAACATGCTAGAGA ATTGCCTATCATGAATGGTATCAAAGAAATCATCAAATCTATTGAGGTTTTAGACTCAGGAAGCCCTAATTATAGAGAGACTTTGTGCAATCTTTCTAATAGGCTCAATTCATTTCAG GAACAATGCAAACAACACTTCATGGAAGAGGATTTAGAATTACTTCCATtaatggaggcagtagagttgaTCAAAGAGCAAGATAAGAGAGCACTAGAGCAATGTTTTGATATGATGCAAGCAACACATAGTGGGTTGTTAAAGTTCCTTGTTGAAGGACTCTCACCAAATGATGCAATGAAGTACATGGAGTTGATTAGCATGTGTAGGGACAGAGAGAGAATCGAATCAATGCTCCAAATGATAATTGAATGA